The following proteins are co-located in the Acidobacteriota bacterium genome:
- a CDS encoding DMT family protein, producing the protein MPVVLQTTGLLLISNLFMTFAWYGHLRNLNHRAWYVAAIASWGIALFEYLFQVPANRIGYTTMSLSQLKILQEVVTLSVFVPFAMLYMGAPFKLDYLWAGLCLVGAVYFIFRS; encoded by the coding sequence ATTTCGAATCTGTTCATGACCTTCGCCTGGTACGGACACCTCCGGAACCTGAATCACCGGGCGTGGTACGTGGCGGCGATCGCGAGTTGGGGCATCGCGCTCTTCGAGTACTTGTTCCAGGTCCCCGCGAACCGGATCGGCTACACGACGATGAGCCTGTCGCAGCTCAAGATCCTCCAGGAGGTCGTCACGTTGTCGGTGTTCGTGCCGTTTGCGATGCTGTACATGGGCGCGCCGTTCAAGCTCGACTATCTCTGGGCCGGGCTCTGTCTCGTCGGCGCCGTGTACTTCATCTTCCGATCGTAG